The Mercurialis annua linkage group LG2, ddMerAnnu1.2, whole genome shotgun sequence genome contains a region encoding:
- the LOC126668626 gene encoding uncharacterized protein LOC126668626, whose translation MFLCAIARPRFDSEGNETFNGKIGIFPFVTQEPTIRDNINRSLTSTLETKHLTSVNREIMRSYLIEKILPRIKEKWLRDDMMNPIFIQQDNARTHVDINDEVFCTAARQGGLDIRLMCQPPNSPDLNILNLGFFSAIQSQQHREAPKTVDELISAVEQSYESFDVKKSNRIFVSLQLCMIEIMRAKGSNKYKISHINKASSNFFKLMLTAKNKTA comes from the coding sequence ATGTTTTTATGTGCTATAGCTCGTCCAAGATTCGATTCAGAAGGGAATGAAACATTTAACGGAAAAATTGGAATTTTTCCTTTTGTTACACAAGAACCTACTATAAGAGACAATATTAACAGATCATTAACAAGCACATTAGAGACAAAGCATTTAACTTCGGTTAATAGAGAAATCATGAGATCTTATTTGATTGAAAAAATCTTGCcgagaataaaagaaaaatggcTGAGAGATGATATGATGAATCCGATTTTTATTCAGCAGGACAATGCTAGAACTCATGTGGATATAAATGATGAAGTTTTTTGTACGGCAGCTAGACAAGGAGGTTTAGATATTCGTTTGATGTGCCAACCACCGAATTCTCctgatttgaatattttgaaTTTAGGATTTTTTAGTGCTATTCAATCTCAACAGCATAGAGAAGCACCAAAAACCGTCGATGAACTTATATCAGCTGTTGAACAATCATATGAATCATTTGACGTGAAAAAATCTAATCGGATATTTGTATCTTTACAATTATGCATGATAGAAATAATGCGAGCAAAAGGGTCAAATAAATACAAGATTTCGCACATAAACAAGGCAAG